The following are encoded in a window of bacterium SCSIO 12643 genomic DNA:
- a CDS encoding response regulator transcription factor, with protein MNCVIVDDEPYAQALIQEHVSAISDVFVRGVFFNPIKALEFVHNNDIQIIFLDINMPEISGMELAESIPEDTRIIFTTAYAEYAVKSYSVNALDYLMKPINFEQVEGAIQKARVYFNLKYQSDESDYIYVKSEYKQVKIYFNEILYVQNIKDYVRFYLSNGNKIMSLMSLKSLETTLPDHFIKVHRSFIVNKRKVGEISTNKLKIDQYEIPVSERHRKIVKSLVMS; from the coding sequence ATGAATTGTGTTATTGTAGATGATGAGCCGTATGCGCAGGCATTGATCCAAGAACATGTATCTGCGATCTCAGATGTGTTTGTAAGGGGTGTTTTTTTCAATCCTATTAAAGCTTTAGAATTTGTGCATAACAACGATATTCAAATTATCTTTTTGGATATCAATATGCCCGAAATTAGTGGGATGGAATTGGCTGAGTCTATTCCTGAAGATACCAGAATTATATTTACAACCGCATATGCCGAGTATGCGGTTAAAAGCTATTCGGTAAATGCGTTAGATTATTTAATGAAGCCTATCAATTTTGAACAAGTAGAAGGGGCAATACAAAAAGCCAGAGTCTACTTTAATTTGAAATATCAATCCGATGAATCTGACTATATTTATGTGAAATCAGAATACAAGCAGGTTAAGATCTATTTTAATGAGATTTTATATGTTCAAAATATCAAAGACTATGTACGTTTTTATTTAAGTAATGGAAACAAGATCATGTCGTTGATGAGTTTGAAATCATTAGAAACGACATTGCCGGATCACTTTATTAAGGTGCATAGATCATTCATTGTGAATAAGAGGAAAGTGGGTGAAATATCGACAAATAAGTTGAAAATTGATCAATATGAAATTCCGGTGAGTGAACGCCATAGGAAAATAGTTAAGTCATTAGTTATGAGTTGA
- a CDS encoding FecR family protein codes for MNIDDLNTTQSPKGSEDLKFFQNADIPFDESKEEIWDKISTQIENAVIHKPKTSFLSALWLKLVTAFIVVIITGGFLFIQFYSIEIKADRGARESHVFPDGSTVDLNADSRVIYNPYTWSSQRNVTLTGEAFFDVKEGSPFKVVSDNGVTKVLGTRFNINTRDDGYKVYCEEGAVSVFSVISQKDLRISAGEMAVYEVTGVGVIEKNMGNEVLSWKSNKFNFNKVPLDKVLTNLEIQYDITISKEINDISNYSYTGRFNKTKSPETALDIICQSFNLTFTKLNSRNYKVTAER; via the coding sequence ATGAATATTGACGATTTAAATACCACACAAAGCCCAAAAGGGTCTGAAGACCTTAAGTTCTTTCAGAACGCTGATATCCCTTTTGATGAGAGTAAGGAGGAGATTTGGGACAAAATTTCCACGCAAATTGAGAACGCTGTGATTCATAAACCCAAAACATCGTTTTTATCAGCTTTATGGTTAAAATTAGTAACCGCTTTTATAGTTGTGATAATCACAGGAGGATTTTTGTTTATTCAGTTTTATTCTATAGAAATTAAAGCGGATAGGGGAGCTCGAGAATCTCATGTTTTTCCTGATGGATCAACCGTTGATTTGAATGCGGACTCCAGAGTTATATATAATCCCTATACATGGAGTAGCCAGAGGAATGTGACGCTAACCGGAGAGGCTTTTTTTGATGTAAAAGAAGGGAGCCCGTTTAAAGTAGTTTCTGATAATGGGGTAACAAAAGTCCTGGGAACCCGATTTAATATTAATACAAGAGATGATGGGTATAAAGTATATTGTGAAGAAGGGGCGGTAAGCGTTTTTTCTGTGATATCTCAAAAGGATTTAAGAATCTCGGCTGGAGAAATGGCGGTTTATGAGGTAACCGGAGTTGGTGTTATTGAAAAGAATATGGGAAATGAAGTTTTATCATGGAAGTCGAATAAGTTTAATTTTAATAAAGTACCATTAGATAAAGTATTGACTAACCTGGAAATACAGTATGATATTACCATATCGAAAGAAATAAATGATATCTCAAATTATTCATACACAGGGAGGTTTAATAAAACTAAATCACCAGAAACTGCATTAGATATCATTTGTCAAAGTTTTAATCTTACTTTTACGAAGTTGAATTCAAGGAATTATAAAGTAACAGCAGAGAGATAG
- a CDS encoding TonB-dependent receptor codes for MRNIFGAYILILFLSSGSAFAQTKYSISGNIKDAANGEDLIGATVRVVELSGVGATSNVYGFYSLTLPEGNYTLEYSFVGYITIKKEITLTQNLKINMELNSNTEVLDELVITADKEDQNVTKNEMSVTKITTKEIESIPVIFGEKDIIKVMQLTPGVKSAGEGNSGFFVRGGAADQNLILLDEAPVYNASHLLGFFSVFNSDVIKDATLYKGGMPAKYGGRASSVMDIKTIDGNSKELAVKGGIGLISSKLTVEAPIVKNKGSFVVSGRRTYADLFLKLSNNAALRNNQLYFYDFTAKANYQVSEKDRVYVSGYFGRDNLGFGNTFSFDWGNITGSLRWNHIFSDKLFSNTSIIFSDYNYKINQSVGTQSLVISSLIRDWNFKQDFGYYLNDKNTLEFGANVIYHKFLPGSLTEGEVSTLKLDDKNALESAIYVQNNSQINGVFSINYGIRYSHFNLVGPGTKYVFDSQGNTVSADKYSAGQSIQQYGGIEPRINLKYQLNDVSSIKSSYNRNYQYMHLLSNSTSAQPNDIWVPSSNNIKPLIADQFALGYFRNFKHNMYTFSLEGYYKNFQNQLDYMDGANLFLNETVENQLVFGKGYAYGLEFLLKKTKGKFTGWLGYTYSRSFKKIPEINGGSAYPAKQDRIHDISIVAMYRINEKLRLAANWVYYTGNAVTFPSGKYIVNNQYVPYYTERNGYRMPDYHRMDIGLTIDGDKYKSHKDPKTGETIKVAKKVQSSWNFSIYNVYGRQNAYTITFRQNENNPLQSEAVQTALFSIVPSVTYNFKF; via the coding sequence ATGAGAAACATTTTTGGAGCCTATATTTTAATACTCTTTTTGAGTTCCGGTTCTGCTTTTGCGCAAACAAAATATAGTATTAGCGGAAATATAAAAGATGCCGCTAATGGAGAAGATTTAATCGGAGCAACTGTCCGCGTTGTAGAACTATCGGGAGTTGGCGCAACGTCCAATGTGTATGGATTTTACTCACTTACACTTCCAGAAGGGAATTATACACTGGAATACTCTTTTGTGGGTTATATAACAATCAAAAAGGAAATTACCTTAACTCAAAATCTAAAGATTAATATGGAGTTGAATTCTAATACTGAAGTATTGGATGAATTGGTGATTACAGCTGATAAGGAAGATCAAAATGTGACTAAAAACGAAATGAGTGTCACCAAGATTACTACAAAGGAAATAGAATCGATTCCTGTAATTTTTGGAGAAAAAGACATTATCAAGGTAATGCAGCTTACACCAGGAGTTAAATCAGCAGGAGAAGGGAATAGTGGCTTTTTTGTAAGGGGAGGAGCAGCTGATCAAAATTTGATATTACTAGATGAAGCACCTGTATACAATGCCTCACATTTATTGGGTTTCTTTTCAGTGTTTAATTCAGACGTGATTAAAGATGCTACATTGTACAAAGGGGGGATGCCAGCCAAATATGGTGGGCGTGCTTCTTCCGTAATGGATATAAAAACGATTGACGGAAACAGTAAGGAACTTGCGGTAAAAGGCGGGATTGGACTGATTTCATCAAAGTTAACGGTGGAAGCCCCCATTGTAAAAAACAAGGGGTCATTTGTAGTTTCGGGACGTAGAACTTATGCAGATTTATTTTTAAAACTCTCAAACAACGCTGCGCTCAGAAACAACCAATTATATTTTTACGATTTTACGGCCAAGGCTAATTATCAGGTCAGCGAAAAAGATCGGGTGTATGTATCCGGATATTTTGGTAGAGATAATTTAGGTTTTGGGAATACCTTTAGTTTCGATTGGGGAAATATCACAGGTTCGCTAAGATGGAACCATATTTTTAGTGATAAATTATTTTCAAACACATCCATCATCTTTAGTGATTACAACTACAAGATCAATCAAAGCGTAGGTACGCAATCTCTGGTGATCAGCTCATTAATTCGAGATTGGAATTTTAAACAAGACTTTGGTTATTACCTTAATGATAAGAATACTTTGGAATTTGGAGCTAATGTGATTTATCACAAATTTCTTCCTGGATCTCTAACCGAAGGAGAGGTGAGTACGCTTAAACTTGATGATAAAAATGCTTTAGAAAGTGCTATTTATGTCCAAAATAATAGTCAGATCAATGGCGTTTTTTCTATCAACTATGGAATCAGATATTCTCATTTCAATCTGGTAGGGCCCGGGACAAAATATGTATTCGATAGTCAGGGGAATACTGTTTCTGCTGATAAGTATTCAGCGGGTCAAAGCATTCAACAATACGGTGGAATTGAACCACGAATTAATCTAAAATATCAATTAAACGATGTTAGCTCGATCAAGTCATCTTATAATAGAAACTATCAGTATATGCATCTGTTGTCTAATTCTACATCAGCACAACCTAATGATATCTGGGTGCCAAGTAGTAACAATATCAAGCCATTAATTGCAGATCAATTCGCGCTGGGATATTTCAGGAATTTTAAACACAATATGTATACTTTCTCATTAGAAGGATATTACAAGAATTTCCAAAATCAGCTAGATTATATGGATGGAGCTAATTTATTTTTAAATGAAACCGTTGAAAATCAATTGGTATTTGGAAAAGGATACGCCTATGGACTTGAGTTTTTGCTAAAGAAAACCAAAGGCAAATTTACCGGATGGTTAGGGTATACGTATTCACGTAGTTTCAAGAAGATTCCTGAGATTAATGGAGGTTCGGCTTATCCGGCAAAACAAGACCGTATTCATGATATTTCCATTGTAGCGATGTATCGAATTAATGAAAAACTACGATTGGCTGCAAACTGGGTGTATTACACCGGAAATGCGGTGACATTTCCTTCCGGGAAGTATATCGTAAACAACCAATACGTACCATATTATACAGAGAGAAATGGGTATCGAATGCCAGATTACCACAGGATGGATATTGGGCTAACCATAGACGGAGATAAATACAAATCGCATAAAGACCCTAAAACCGGAGAAACAATAAAAGTAGCAAAGAAGGTACAATCCAGTTGGAATTTTTCAATTTACAACGTTTATGGAAGACAAAATGCATATACCATAACATTTAGACAAAACGAAAATAACCCGCTTCAGTCTGAAGCAGTGCAAACCGCATTATTCTCGATTGTTCCTTCGGTGACATATAATTTTAAGTTTTAA
- a CDS encoding sigma-70 family RNA polymerase sigma factor, giving the protein MNKEEFKKIYNQYFDSIRRYVFYRTGDADLATDIAQETFIKVWEKQFDYHPKKTKALLYKIAFDLCVSHYRKEKVAGEYLKEIKFSFSGGSYDNYVEYKELKKHYELALAQLTEKQRIVFLMSRFEDLTYKEISERLGIGVKAVEKRMSNALAELRKLIIV; this is encoded by the coding sequence TTGAACAAAGAAGAGTTTAAAAAAATATATAATCAATATTTTGATTCCATCCGGAGGTATGTGTTTTATCGGACAGGAGATGCTGATTTAGCTACCGATATTGCCCAGGAAACATTTATCAAAGTATGGGAAAAACAATTTGATTATCACCCTAAAAAAACTAAGGCCCTTTTGTATAAAATTGCTTTTGATCTATGTGTTAGCCATTATAGAAAAGAAAAAGTTGCAGGAGAATATTTAAAAGAAATTAAGTTTAGTTTTTCCGGAGGTTCGTATGACAATTATGTGGAATACAAAGAATTAAAAAAGCACTATGAGTTAGCACTTGCCCAGCTTACAGAAAAACAAAGAATTGTTTTCCTGATGAGTAGATTTGAAGATTTAACCTATAAAGAAATTTCTGAACGACTTGGTATTGGAGTAAAAGCCGTAGAGAAAAGAATGAGCAATGCATTGGCCGAATTAAGAAAATTAATAATAGTGTAG
- a CDS encoding DUF4249 domain-containing protein encodes MKRNIIFMLILLGSVSCEKVINVNLNESNPQYVIEAILLGGVNDFEVRVTQTTNYFDTTPPKIIENAVVTLTDENQNAYTLQYEQLGMYRLSQFNGLSNMVYTLRVDVGGKTFVAQGVIPDQTAIENVTFEVESDPFEGGAEQSVIKVSFQDPPNIENFYRVNSFSDALTGDNSVYRSDLGFDGQVITETLTNLNESGDTIVVELRSIHKSYYEYFNTLDNAIGDGGFGGGAAPANPTTNWSNNALGYFGCGNSSFQLVTVP; translated from the coding sequence ATGAAAAGAAATATAATATTCATGTTAATACTACTAGGTAGTGTTTCATGCGAAAAGGTGATCAATGTAAACTTAAATGAGAGCAATCCCCAATATGTAATTGAGGCGATACTCTTGGGTGGGGTGAATGATTTTGAGGTTAGAGTGACACAAACTACAAATTACTTTGATACCACACCTCCCAAAATCATTGAGAATGCGGTCGTCACGCTTACTGATGAAAATCAAAACGCTTATACACTGCAATATGAGCAACTGGGTATGTATCGTCTGAGTCAATTTAATGGGCTTTCGAATATGGTTTACACATTAAGAGTGGATGTTGGGGGTAAAACGTTTGTGGCGCAAGGTGTTATTCCGGATCAAACCGCTATAGAAAATGTTACTTTTGAGGTAGAATCTGATCCGTTTGAAGGAGGTGCAGAGCAAAGCGTGATCAAAGTAAGTTTTCAGGATCCACCTAATATTGAGAATTTTTATAGAGTGAATTCATTTTCTGATGCTTTGACAGGTGATAATAGCGTATATCGAAGTGATTTGGGATTTGATGGACAAGTGATTACTGAAACATTAACTAATCTAAATGAATCGGGAGACACAATAGTGGTTGAGCTAAGATCTATCCACAAAAGTTACTATGAATATTTTAATACTTTGGACAACGCTATTGGAGATGGTGGGTTTGGAGGAGGAGCTGCCCCAGCTAATCCAACAACAAATTGGTCCAATAATGCGTTAGGCTATTTCGGCTGTGGAAATTCAAGTTTTCAATTGGTAACTGTACCATAA
- a CDS encoding TerB family tellurite resistance protein, with product MVTKEIKKNHIANLIKIAKADNKLTQEEVIFIKTVAIRLGLSSADFNEVALNVESIKSEPPVTSDGKVQVLYDILTLMSLDMTADSEEVEICKHIGGLMGFTDEQLSKVIQLSIDNLDKVLSKEQMEEALN from the coding sequence ATGGTGACTAAAGAAATTAAGAAAAATCACATTGCCAACTTAATCAAGATTGCAAAGGCAGATAATAAATTAACTCAAGAAGAAGTTATATTCATTAAAACCGTTGCGATCAGGTTAGGTTTATCCAGTGCTGATTTCAATGAGGTTGCATTAAATGTAGAGTCTATTAAGTCTGAACCGCCTGTTACTAGTGACGGGAAAGTTCAGGTGTTGTATGATATTCTGACTTTAATGAGCTTAGATATGACCGCAGATAGTGAGGAGGTTGAAATCTGCAAACATATTGGCGGTTTGATGGGCTTTACTGACGAACAATTATCCAAAGTGATTCAATTAAGTATTGATAATTTGGATAAGGTGCTTTCCAAAGAACAGATGGAAGAGGCCTTAAATTAA
- a CDS encoding response regulator transcription factor: MIRCIIIEDQEPAQRILKRYIQETSFLELDHVFNNGITALDYLKSSSVDLIFLDIHLPKLSGIDFLTILPIETHVILTTAFPDYALKSYDFDVTDYLLKPFSFDRFSKAVLKVQKLHTQKPTTPEESKPNSTLVKTGYEYITVLFDDILYIQSDGDYTHVYLKNQKLMTSYSLKYWQNLLSSDFYQIHRSFIINTRYITKISSGKVFIQDTALAIGRVYKKGFIETYCS; this comes from the coding sequence ATGATTCGCTGTATCATCATAGAAGATCAGGAACCTGCTCAAAGAATTCTGAAAAGATACATTCAGGAAACTTCTTTTCTGGAGCTGGATCACGTATTCAATAATGGTATTACGGCTTTGGATTATTTGAAATCAAGTTCTGTAGATCTCATCTTCCTGGATATTCATTTACCTAAATTATCCGGGATAGACTTTCTGACCATTTTACCTATCGAAACACATGTGATTTTAACGACAGCTTTTCCTGATTATGCATTAAAAAGCTACGACTTTGACGTTACAGACTATTTATTGAAACCTTTTTCGTTTGACCGCTTTTCTAAAGCTGTTCTCAAAGTTCAAAAACTTCATACCCAAAAACCAACAACCCCGGAAGAGTCCAAACCTAACTCTACGCTGGTTAAGACCGGTTATGAGTACATCACTGTTTTATTTGATGATATTTTATATATCCAGTCGGATGGAGATTATACCCATGTATATCTTAAAAATCAAAAATTGATGACCTCCTACTCTCTTAAATACTGGCAAAACTTGCTTTCTTCCGATTTCTACCAAATTCATCGCTCATTCATCATCAACACCAGATATATCACTAAAATTTCGAGTGGTAAGGTATTTATTCAGGATACAGCTTTAGCCATTGGACGGGTGTATAAAAAAGGGTTTATTGAAACATACTGTTCTTAA
- a CDS encoding histidine kinase, which translates to MGILKQKVFKVILHVMVWMGVFVLVDLSLPVPFTKIPHEFHIKLFLSILVASGIYYLNVYLLIPRLLFRKKVGAYILTLFIVIGSVYVVNLSISHAIDFDQTFKKLDKYFEEHEDYEEEDDKEDVPTMIAVFAVILGVISSFASQHYKREEERKKIEQDRIEAELAFLKNQVNPHLFFNTLNNIYALIQIDQEKARKTVLQLSQIMRYVLYDSDNPKVYLKHELDFMREYIGLMKIRLNEKSKIVLDIEDDIDQYIYLPPLIFIAFVENAFKHGVNNDGIANIQVAIYQVGQDLYLNVDNTKGVNKEKGGVGLANVRKRLQLIYDADDYHISINDTDEQYMVELRIKV; encoded by the coding sequence ATGGGAATATTAAAACAGAAAGTGTTTAAGGTCATCTTACATGTAATGGTATGGATGGGTGTTTTTGTATTGGTAGATTTATCTCTACCAGTCCCTTTCACAAAGATTCCGCATGAATTCCATATCAAACTATTCTTATCAATTTTAGTAGCAAGTGGGATTTATTATCTCAATGTGTACTTGCTGATTCCCAGATTGTTATTTAGGAAAAAAGTGGGAGCGTATATATTGACCTTATTTATTGTTATTGGGAGTGTTTATGTTGTTAATTTATCCATATCACATGCCATTGATTTTGATCAAACCTTCAAAAAACTTGATAAGTATTTTGAAGAGCATGAAGATTATGAAGAGGAGGACGATAAGGAAGATGTTCCTACCATGATTGCTGTATTTGCAGTAATACTTGGTGTTATTAGCTCTTTTGCTTCACAGCACTATAAACGCGAGGAAGAAAGAAAAAAAATAGAACAGGACAGAATTGAAGCAGAATTGGCTTTTCTTAAAAACCAGGTGAATCCGCATTTGTTTTTCAATACGTTGAATAACATTTATGCCTTAATTCAAATAGATCAGGAAAAAGCTCGAAAGACCGTTTTACAACTATCCCAAATCATGAGGTATGTGTTGTATGATTCTGATAATCCTAAAGTGTATTTAAAACACGAATTAGATTTTATGAGAGAATATATAGGCTTAATGAAAATTAGGCTAAATGAAAAAAGTAAGATTGTCCTGGATATTGAGGATGATATCGATCAATATATTTATTTGCCACCACTGATATTTATTGCATTTGTAGAAAATGCATTCAAGCATGGGGTTAACAATGATGGAATTGCCAATATTCAGGTTGCCATTTATCAAGTTGGACAAGATTTGTATTTAAATGTGGATAATACTAAAGGTGTAAACAAAGAAAAAGGAGGAGTAGGGCTAGCGAATGTTAGAAAGCGATTGCAATTGATTTATGATGCGGATGATTATCATATCAGCATTAATGATACGGATGAGCAGTATATGGTTGAACTAAGAATTAAAGTATAG
- a CDS encoding TonB-dependent receptor has translation MKKIFVLAWTVLMSSIIQAQGPNASGIEVSGKIIEHTSSLPVEYATIMLFDANDSSLITGTISDSTGTFKMFTQKNQFYVKVDFIGFQSKTITDFAIQQGKVRLGAIKLMQNQNELGEMTVVAEKSQTVFKTDKRVFNVGQDLISAGGTALDVLNNVPSVDVNIEGAVSLRGDQGVLILINGKPSVLTDGNSLGTITADMIEQVEIITNPSAKYDAEGTSGIINIILKKTEKKGTNGAVSLNVGVPHNHSLGFSLNHRTEKLNLFTQVGVGYRRFLSRYSGETLYKDSIPRTLYTQGAGEKNEQFYNLILGMDYYINPLNVITISGRLGYEIEDENADMSYNTIQSPDLLLSQISRTDLTEAVNPKMEYELTYEKSFESHKKRKFSIDMVSSFFGKDQSSDFVNQVIAGSENDLKQRTTTDFYQMRYTARTDYSHPLSDKSMIETGLKYELNQLVNDYAFYSWENETWINDINFSNKFDYNQSVYAGYVTYDQEINKLGIKLGGRVEHTNIQTVLENTNERNTQDYTDFFPSAHTTYKFSKSFSLQAGYSRRINRPDLWDVNPFFSYRDMYSIRTGNPDLLSEYTHAVEVTSLKIWNKTSLNTSLFHRSTSNVVTQVNKTIDDLIVTTYENVGNSYTNGIEFNGKVESIGWMTIMINAYFSHYQRTGVFEDVNFDFSSFFWSGRWTSKFKLPRQIEAEVRIRYRSDYEDVQSVTRARTVMDLGMKKKIHKGKFVLHLTLNDLFNSNRRIEWTQVPDFDRYYERQRVGRRVTLGISYAFGKGEAMEFSGQKMF, from the coding sequence ATGAAGAAGATATTCGTACTCGCATGGACTGTTTTGATGAGTAGCATAATACAAGCACAGGGGCCAAATGCTTCCGGGATTGAAGTTTCCGGTAAAATCATCGAACACACTTCAAGTCTCCCGGTCGAATATGCTACGATCATGTTATTTGATGCAAACGATAGTAGTTTGATCACTGGAACAATATCTGACTCCACAGGGACATTCAAGATGTTTACCCAAAAGAATCAATTTTATGTGAAGGTTGATTTTATTGGTTTTCAATCTAAAACAATTACAGATTTTGCGATTCAACAAGGCAAGGTGAGATTAGGGGCGATCAAGTTGATGCAAAATCAAAATGAATTGGGAGAAATGACTGTGGTGGCTGAGAAATCACAAACGGTGTTTAAGACAGATAAACGTGTGTTTAATGTAGGTCAGGATTTAATAAGTGCTGGCGGGACCGCTTTAGATGTGTTGAATAATGTGCCTTCGGTTGATGTGAATATTGAAGGGGCAGTAAGTTTAAGGGGCGATCAAGGGGTATTGATTCTTATCAATGGGAAACCATCCGTGTTAACGGATGGTAACTCATTGGGTACCATTACGGCAGATATGATCGAACAAGTGGAGATTATTACGAATCCATCGGCTAAATATGATGCAGAGGGAACTTCCGGAATTATCAATATCATTTTAAAGAAAACAGAAAAGAAAGGTACCAACGGGGCAGTGAGTTTGAATGTTGGAGTACCACACAATCATAGTTTAGGATTTAGCTTAAATCATAGAACAGAGAAATTGAACTTATTTACGCAAGTTGGAGTAGGTTACAGAAGATTTCTTTCCCGGTATTCAGGTGAGACTTTATACAAAGACAGTATCCCAAGAACACTGTATACGCAAGGAGCCGGAGAGAAGAATGAGCAGTTTTATAATCTGATTTTGGGAATGGATTATTATATCAATCCTTTGAATGTGATTACAATATCCGGGCGTTTAGGTTATGAAATCGAAGATGAAAATGCGGATATGAGTTACAATACGATTCAGTCACCGGATTTATTACTCTCTCAGATTTCCAGAACAGATTTAACCGAAGCTGTGAATCCCAAAATGGAGTATGAATTGACATATGAGAAATCATTTGAGTCTCATAAAAAGAGAAAGTTCTCAATTGATATGGTAAGTTCCTTTTTTGGAAAAGATCAATCCTCAGATTTTGTAAATCAAGTTATTGCAGGAAGTGAGAATGATTTAAAACAACGTACAACTACTGACTTTTACCAAATGCGTTATACTGCGCGAACTGACTATTCACATCCTTTATCAGATAAATCGATGATTGAAACCGGATTGAAGTATGAGTTGAATCAACTGGTAAATGATTATGCATTTTATTCCTGGGAAAATGAAACCTGGATCAATGATATTAATTTCTCCAACAAATTTGACTACAACCAAAGTGTTTATGCGGGTTATGTAACTTATGATCAGGAGATCAATAAATTGGGGATAAAACTAGGAGGTAGAGTTGAACATACCAATATTCAAACGGTTTTGGAAAATACCAACGAAAGAAATACGCAAGATTACACGGACTTTTTTCCAAGTGCCCATACGACATATAAGTTTTCAAAGAGTTTTAGTTTACAAGCAGGATATTCCAGAAGAATCAATAGGCCAGACCTATGGGACGTGAATCCATTTTTCTCATACCGTGATATGTACAGTATCAGAACCGGAAATCCGGATTTGCTTTCTGAATACACACATGCTGTAGAAGTGACCTCGCTTAAAATCTGGAATAAAACTTCATTAAACACTTCACTTTTCCATAGAAGTACATCAAATGTGGTGACTCAGGTAAATAAGACCATTGATGATTTGATTGTAACGACCTATGAAAACGTAGGGAACAGCTACACCAATGGAATTGAGTTTAATGGAAAGGTGGAGTCTATAGGTTGGATGACCATTATGATCAATGCGTATTTCAGTCATTATCAGAGAACGGGAGTGTTTGAAGATGTAAACTTTGATTTCTCTAGTTTTTTCTGGTCGGGTAGATGGACTTCTAAATTTAAACTACCACGTCAGATAGAAGCTGAAGTGAGAATTCGTTATCGCTCAGATTATGAAGATGTACAAAGCGTCACAAGAGCGCGTACCGTGATGGATTTAGGAATGAAAAAGAAGATTCACAAAGGGAAATTCGTATTACATTTAACTTTAAATGATCTGTTTAATTCCAATAGAAGAATTGAATGGACACAAGTTCCGGATTTTGATCGTTACTACGAACGTCAGAGAGTGGGGCGTAGAGTAACACTAGGAATTAGCTATGCATTTGGAAAAGGAGAAGCGATGGAATTCTCAGGTCAAAAAATGTTTTAG
- a CDS encoding histidine kinase, which yields MSKWFQRYKKEILYWSVLIILLFLFVGYDKKHPQIRWSDLAFILNYFGASLIVNYVLIPRFLYQKKYTQFWIYALLILINVAVVEEFVLEQIFYPDTRAQYFNAFLTFVDVTPPMMLFVGFKFALDAFDKQSRIEKLHRIATENELQFLTAQINPHFLFNNLNNIYAHALENSPETPQIVLQLSTILRYMLYDCRQDFVFLKDESSHLEEFINLYRIQHKDARIDFKSENVLSHQKIAPLILIVFVENAFKHSFSSQTDSIQININLRTENGTLFFDCENTYDEVSNTDNLSKGIGLKNVRSRLNLVYPDRHQLQIDQDENRYHVSLQIQITE from the coding sequence ATGTCAAAATGGTTTCAGAGATATAAAAAGGAAATTCTTTACTGGAGTGTATTGATCATTTTGTTGTTTCTATTTGTAGGTTATGACAAAAAGCATCCACAAATCAGATGGTCTGATCTGGCGTTTATTCTCAATTACTTTGGTGCCTCACTCATCGTTAATTATGTATTAATTCCTCGTTTTTTATATCAAAAAAAATACACCCAATTTTGGATTTATGCGCTATTGATACTCATCAACGTTGCGGTGGTTGAGGAATTCGTTTTAGAGCAGATTTTCTATCCTGATACACGTGCACAATATTTTAATGCATTTCTCACCTTTGTGGATGTTACACCTCCCATGATGTTGTTTGTTGGATTTAAATTCGCCCTGGATGCTTTTGATAAACAAAGTAGGATCGAAAAATTACATCGCATTGCGACTGAAAATGAGCTCCAATTTTTAACCGCACAAATCAATCCGCATTTTTTATTTAATAACCTCAACAATATTTATGCACATGCGTTAGAGAATTCTCCTGAAACACCACAAATCGTATTACAACTATCAACGATTTTAAGATATATGCTGTATGATTGTCGACAGGATTTTGTATTTCTGAAAGATGAATCTTCTCATTTAGAAGAGTTTATTAACCTCTATCGAATCCAACATAAAGATGCACGAATCGATTTTAAATCTGAAAACGTTTTATCACATCAAAAAATAGCTCCGCTGATTCTAATTGTTTTTGTTGAAAATGCTTTTAAACATTCCTTTTCGAGTCAAACGGATTCTATTCAAATCAACATTAATCTTCGAACTGAAAATGGTACATTATTCTTTGATTGTGAGAATACTTATGATGAAGTCTCCAACACAGATAATCTATCAAAAGGAATTGGATTGAAAAACGTAAGAAGTCGTTTAAATCTGGTGTATCCGGACCGTCACCAACTCCAAATCGATCAAGATGAAAACAGATATCATGTATCTTTACAAATTCAAATAACAGAATGA